One region of Ferrovum sp. JA12 genomic DNA includes:
- the rluB gene encoding 23S rRNA pseudouridine(2605) synthase RluB: MTLPSAQKLHKILAQSGLGSRRDMETLIEEGRVLVNGEVATVGTRITTMDTVKVDRRIIKLNFSEEIPKILLYYKPEGEIVSRDDPQGRPSVFSALPRIRGGKWINVGRLDFNTSGLLVFTNNGDLANRLMHPSFEIEREYAVRLVGEMSEDDLKRCCKEITLDDGPARFEWIRDMGGEGTNHWYQVGIKEGRNREVRRMFEAMNLMVSRLLRTRYGMMELPSRLKRGQFLELKPEQVKQVIEWVGITKPMKVKQHTPSPRDKSYTPGRIRSRRSASDLSSHSKSSRRRTKT, from the coding sequence ATGACATTACCCTCAGCTCAGAAGCTACATAAAATTCTTGCCCAGTCAGGACTGGGTTCGCGCCGTGACATGGAAACCCTGATTGAAGAGGGACGTGTATTGGTTAACGGTGAAGTGGCTACAGTTGGTACCCGAATTACCACAATGGATACGGTTAAAGTTGATCGGCGTATTATTAAATTAAACTTTTCTGAAGAAATTCCTAAAATTCTTTTGTATTACAAACCAGAAGGGGAAATAGTTAGCCGTGATGATCCGCAGGGGAGACCTTCTGTATTTAGTGCACTCCCTCGAATTCGAGGAGGGAAATGGATTAATGTAGGTCGTTTAGATTTTAATACCAGTGGTTTACTAGTATTCACTAACAATGGAGATCTTGCTAATCGCTTAATGCACCCCAGTTTTGAGATTGAGCGTGAGTATGCGGTACGACTTGTTGGCGAGATGTCTGAAGATGATTTAAAACGTTGTTGTAAAGAAATCACTCTTGATGATGGCCCTGCACGATTTGAATGGATACGGGATATGGGTGGTGAGGGAACTAATCATTGGTATCAAGTGGGGATCAAGGAAGGAAGAAATCGTGAAGTAAGACGAATGTTTGAAGCCATGAATTTGATGGTTAGTCGTTTATTGAGAACCCGTTACGGTATGATGGAACTGCCTTCAAGGCTTAAGCGCGGGCAGTTTTTAGAATTAAAACCTGAACAAGTTAAGCAAGTGATTGAATGGGTCGGTATTACTAAACCCATGAAGGTCAAACAACACACTCCTTCCCCAAGAGACAAGAGCTATACTCCCGGTCGGATTCGTAGCCGGCGCAGTGCCAGCGATTTATCTTCTCACAGCAAATCTTCGCGACGCAGAACAAAAACATAA
- a CDS encoding peptidylprolyl isomerase, whose protein sequence is MKLKQTLISLSLVGGLLGLTLVYADQTKQATGSSSNNGKEVIVNGTPISNEKVDVVMRSQEAQGHPGGEQLERAVKDNLIALLLISQEAEKEGLDKDPANAAQIDLTRQQILARALQTRYAKEHPISDSVLRNEYDKMKSEVGSKEYSAEHILVKTEAEADHIIAELKKGANFEKLAKEKSLDTGSSANGGKLGWAAPSTFVKGFADAMVNLKKGQFTDKPVKTQFGYHIIRLLDVRALKAPPFDDVKERIRQAKEQEAFAKMVQELHSKAKIENN, encoded by the coding sequence ATGAAATTGAAACAAACACTTATTTCCCTATCACTAGTGGGGGGACTGTTAGGCTTAACCTTAGTGTATGCTGACCAAACAAAACAAGCCACGGGCTCTAGCAGTAACAACGGAAAAGAAGTTATTGTTAACGGTACGCCCATTTCCAATGAGAAAGTAGATGTGGTGATGCGTTCTCAAGAAGCACAAGGTCATCCAGGTGGAGAACAGCTTGAACGCGCTGTTAAGGATAATCTGATTGCATTACTTCTCATCTCTCAAGAAGCGGAAAAAGAGGGGTTAGATAAAGACCCAGCTAATGCAGCACAAATCGACTTAACCAGACAACAGATTCTGGCCCGTGCCTTACAAACCCGCTATGCCAAAGAGCATCCTATTTCAGACAGCGTTCTTAGAAATGAATATGACAAAATGAAAAGCGAAGTGGGTTCTAAAGAGTACTCTGCCGAACATATTCTTGTCAAAACAGAAGCTGAGGCTGATCACATCATTGCAGAACTCAAAAAAGGCGCGAACTTTGAGAAACTCGCCAAAGAAAAGAGTCTTGATACAGGATCTAGCGCTAACGGTGGAAAATTAGGTTGGGCTGCTCCTTCCACCTTTGTAAAAGGGTTTGCGGACGCCATGGTAAACCTTAAAAAAGGACAATTTACTGACAAACCCGTCAAAACACAATTTGGCTATCATATTATTCGTCTACTAGATGTCCGTGCCTTGAAAGCCCCTCCATTTGACGATGTGAAAGAGCGTATCCGTCAAGCTAAAGAACAAGAGGCCTTTGCAAAAATGGTGCAAGAATTACACAGTAAAGCCAAAATCGAAAACAATTAA
- a CDS encoding 3',5'-nucleoside bisphosphate phosphatase codes for MENIDLHNHSRVSDGLLSPTELVRLAASNGVTTLSLTDHDDVGGLAEARLAAVEAGIVFINGVEISVTWGNHTVHVVGLNIDPTHHVLVEGLLQIRQGRVARAKLIGDELAKVGIAGAFEGALKFAQNPNIIARPHFARYIVEQGHAKNVSQVFKRYLIKGKPGFVRHRWADLSEALHWIRAAQGIPVLAHPGRYEMGKAKMESLLDEFVEFGGLALEVVTSNHNKEEVEIFAQHVRKRNLLASRGSDFHGPGESFCEPGKLPELPYGCKPVWQMWSPPSTH; via the coding sequence ATGGAAAACATTGACTTACATAATCACTCCCGTGTTTCAGATGGTCTATTAAGTCCCACTGAGCTAGTTCGGTTGGCCGCTTCTAATGGAGTGACAACCCTGTCACTCACTGACCATGACGATGTGGGGGGGTTAGCTGAGGCGAGACTCGCTGCTGTAGAAGCGGGCATTGTATTTATTAATGGGGTGGAGATTTCTGTTACCTGGGGTAATCACACGGTTCATGTGGTAGGCCTTAATATTGACCCCACCCACCATGTTTTGGTTGAGGGATTACTTCAAATTCGTCAAGGAAGAGTGGCAAGAGCTAAGCTAATTGGTGATGAGCTGGCTAAGGTAGGCATCGCAGGGGCTTTTGAAGGAGCTCTCAAGTTTGCTCAAAATCCTAATATCATCGCTCGGCCTCATTTTGCTCGGTATATTGTTGAGCAAGGTCATGCTAAAAATGTGTCGCAAGTCTTTAAAAGATATCTCATTAAAGGTAAACCCGGGTTTGTAAGACACCGTTGGGCAGATCTTTCGGAGGCATTACATTGGATTCGCGCTGCCCAGGGTATTCCAGTACTGGCTCATCCGGGACGTTATGAAATGGGTAAAGCCAAGATGGAATCTTTATTAGATGAATTTGTTGAGTTTGGCGGTTTAGCTCTTGAGGTAGTCACTTCAAACCACAATAAAGAAGAGGTCGAAATTTTTGCGCAGCATGTTAGAAAAAGAAATTTACTGGCGTCGCGAGGATCTGATTTTCATGGTCCGGGGGAAAGCTTTTGCGAACCGGGCAAATTACCTGAGTTACCCTATGGTTGTAAACCAGTCTGGCAAATGTGGTCGCCCCCATCAACTCATTAA
- a CDS encoding tryptophan--tRNA ligase — protein sequence MYPDRVLSGMRPTGSMHLGHYHGVLKNWIKLQHEHECLFMVADWHALTTHYDDPSHVESHVWDMVIDWLAAGVDPNQATLFIQSRVPEHAELHLILSMMTPLGWLERVPTYKEQQEKLTDKDLSTYGFLGYPLLQAADILIYRANQVPVGEDQIPHIEFTREVARRFNHLYGRELGFGEKALAAVKKLGTKKAKLYLDLRNRYQEQGDEDALEQAREIISETQNLTVADRERVFGYLEGSGKMILVEPQSILTEESRLLGLDGQKMSKSYNNSISLRDDEETVTKKIRTMQTDPARVRRTDPGDPNRCPVFSFHRTYSDEKTCDWVVEGCKTAAIGCLECKQPVIDKVNAELKPMQDKAAIYTSDPTLVKNIIADGCERAKKIANDTLRDVREATGLSYS from the coding sequence ATGTACCCTGACCGTGTGCTTTCAGGCATGCGCCCAACGGGCTCGATGCATCTTGGTCATTACCATGGTGTATTAAAAAATTGGATTAAGTTGCAACATGAACATGAGTGTTTGTTTATGGTGGCCGACTGGCATGCTTTGACAACACATTATGATGACCCTAGCCATGTTGAGTCCCATGTTTGGGATATGGTGATTGATTGGTTAGCGGCGGGGGTGGATCCCAATCAGGCTACTTTGTTTATTCAATCCAGAGTGCCTGAGCATGCGGAACTCCACTTGATTTTATCAATGATGACTCCTCTGGGTTGGCTAGAGAGGGTTCCCACCTACAAAGAGCAACAAGAAAAACTTACCGATAAAGATTTATCGACCTATGGTTTTTTGGGTTATCCCTTATTACAGGCCGCGGATATTTTGATATATCGCGCTAATCAAGTGCCGGTAGGTGAGGATCAAATTCCCCATATTGAATTTACTCGTGAAGTGGCGCGTCGTTTTAATCATTTATACGGACGTGAGCTTGGTTTTGGTGAAAAAGCTCTGGCGGCGGTTAAAAAACTGGGTACCAAAAAGGCTAAGCTATATTTGGACTTACGAAATCGTTATCAAGAACAAGGTGATGAAGACGCGCTTGAGCAGGCTCGTGAAATTATTTCGGAAACACAAAACTTGACGGTGGCAGATAGAGAGCGAGTATTTGGTTATCTGGAGGGGAGCGGCAAGATGATTTTAGTTGAACCCCAATCGATCCTTACGGAGGAATCTCGTTTGCTTGGCTTGGATGGTCAAAAAATGTCTAAGTCTTATAATAACTCTATTTCACTCAGAGATGATGAGGAAACGGTAACGAAAAAAATTCGTACAATGCAAACCGATCCTGCTCGTGTTAGACGAACTGATCCCGGCGATCCTAATCGTTGCCCGGTATTCTCGTTTCACAGGACCTATAGTGATGAAAAAACTTGTGATTGGGTGGTGGAAGGATGTAAAACCGCGGCCATTGGCTGTTTGGAATGCAAACAACCAGTCATTGATAAAGTGAATGCTGAGTTAAAACCCATGCAAGACAAAGCGGCCATTTACACCAGCGACCCTACCTTAGTTAAAAATATTATCGCTGACGGTTGTGAGCGAGCTAAAAAGATTGCTAACGATACCCTTCGCGACGTGAGGGAAGCCACTGGGTTATCCTATTCATGA
- the scpB gene encoding SMC-Scp complex subunit ScpB, with amino-acid sequence MHIDQEVSQEAKKLIEASILVAEEPINIGLLKKLFAGQFEHNHIQQWLQELQQDWQGRGVELVEVATGWRFQTKAEVQDKINAVNPEKPPKYSRAVMETLAIIAYRQPVTRGDIEEIRGVAVASNVIRTLEARGWVEVLGHREVPGKPALYGTTKQFLDDLNIHSLSDLPPLMDLQENPNEVALTLSLEDAVDSELKIQLDEANLNDITLSSEAT; translated from the coding sequence ATGCACATAGATCAAGAAGTAAGTCAGGAAGCAAAAAAACTGATTGAAGCCAGTATTCTTGTTGCTGAGGAGCCGATAAATATTGGCCTTTTAAAGAAATTATTTGCCGGTCAGTTCGAACATAATCATATCCAGCAGTGGTTACAAGAATTACAACAGGACTGGCAGGGGCGTGGCGTTGAATTGGTAGAGGTGGCAACAGGATGGCGTTTTCAGACTAAGGCTGAGGTGCAAGATAAAATCAACGCGGTTAATCCTGAAAAACCTCCAAAATACTCCAGAGCCGTTATGGAAACCTTAGCAATTATTGCTTATCGCCAACCGGTAACTCGGGGTGACATTGAAGAAATTCGAGGCGTGGCGGTTGCCTCCAATGTGATTCGAACCCTTGAAGCACGGGGTTGGGTAGAGGTACTAGGACACCGTGAGGTACCTGGTAAACCCGCTTTATATGGCACCACAAAACAATTTTTAGATGACTTAAATATACATTCTCTGTCAGACCTTCCTCCCTTAATGGACTTACAAGAAAACCCGAACGAAGTAGCTTTAACTCTCTCCTTGGAGGATGCTGTGGACAGTGAGTTAAAGATTCAATTAGATGAAGCCAATTTAAATGACATTACCCTCAGCTCAGAAGCTACATAA
- the glnE gene encoding bifunctional [glutamate--ammonia ligase]-adenylyl-L-tyrosine phosphorylase/[glutamate--ammonia-ligase] adenylyltransferase, producing the protein MFDPWQYSHYLSRLLKAKKVSQEVINASLTSVWTRFSFIEPLRQLTPQEGPHSQRLAIGLRRLRQQVYSHLIIKDLMGLADVHEVTQLMSDFAEFSIQQAIRTLTDELISRHGTPVGRETHQSQELLVIAMGKLGGRELNVSSDIDLIFAYEEEGDTHPSSPEQRSISNQDFFHRLGQQLNKLLSEMTDEGFVFRVDLRLRPNGTAGPLVVNLAMLEDYFTIQGRDWERYAWIKARVVSDPENAQVKRGTQALMEKVIPFVYRRHLDFSAMSALRSIHRLIRDEASASELKQSYRGTDIKLGSGGIREIEFIAQVFQLIHGGQDVKLRVIPTLEVLDRLVERGFMTAQDRKQLREAYLFLRQLEHRIQYREDLQIHYLPVNEHDLTELALSMGYMDSHSFLKKLNAHRDQVSLLFDKIFPKETEPVLSIGDQFWQRAEGLVDEYHQTTPDFALIQKLSSLKNTFSYRAQTSRTREQFDIAMGKGITLIFEGYPSEQHDTIVNRFLRFMEAISRKASYVILLVEYPHVIARLIDLLNTSEWASQYITQRPQLLDEFLKSNPFHHDVTDYWNNFKDHLQERMNEVPDDIEEQMHLLRRAKQQQTFQILLQDLHKKLTVTEVADHLSAMADVLAEVVLTAVWQQYPKKHIPHPKLAIIAYGKWGSKEMGYASDLDLVFLHNDDDPDAQIHYSYLVRKFSQWMVTPLGTGILYDIDMQLRPNGSAGLLVSPLDAFHHYHHQNRDNSAWVWEHQALTRARFCCGDNPVGESFNQIRFDVLTKERNMTSLKQEILSMRERMYHGHPNPTELFDIKHDKGGMIDIEFIVQFLILAHAHQFHGLTDNLGNVALLQRCAQLGLLNTEEGAALAQCYIQYREWQHTERLKGATEARIPLAIANQHILQVTRSWDHLFLTN; encoded by the coding sequence TTGTTTGATCCTTGGCAGTATTCCCATTATTTGTCGAGACTTCTTAAAGCAAAGAAAGTCTCTCAAGAAGTAATTAACGCGTCCTTGACTTCGGTTTGGACGCGTTTTTCATTCATAGAACCTCTTCGTCAACTTACTCCGCAGGAAGGCCCCCATAGTCAGCGACTCGCCATTGGATTGAGGCGTTTAAGACAACAGGTATACAGTCATCTCATCATTAAGGATCTGATGGGACTCGCGGATGTCCATGAAGTGACTCAGCTAATGAGTGACTTTGCAGAGTTTTCTATACAACAGGCTATCAGGACGCTTACCGATGAATTGATTAGTCGTCACGGTACGCCAGTGGGCCGAGAGACACATCAGAGCCAAGAGTTATTGGTTATAGCCATGGGCAAGTTAGGCGGTAGAGAGCTAAATGTTTCCTCAGACATAGATTTGATTTTTGCCTATGAGGAGGAAGGCGACACTCATCCCTCCTCTCCCGAGCAACGATCCATTTCTAACCAAGATTTTTTTCATCGCCTTGGCCAGCAATTAAATAAGTTACTTTCCGAAATGACCGACGAGGGTTTCGTATTTCGTGTTGACTTAAGATTGCGTCCTAACGGAACAGCAGGACCGCTAGTGGTCAATCTCGCCATGTTGGAAGATTACTTTACTATTCAGGGTCGCGATTGGGAACGCTATGCCTGGATTAAAGCACGAGTGGTGTCTGACCCAGAGAATGCACAGGTAAAACGAGGTACTCAAGCCTTAATGGAGAAAGTTATTCCATTTGTATATCGGCGCCACCTAGATTTTTCTGCCATGAGCGCACTGCGCAGTATTCATCGTTTAATAAGAGATGAAGCCAGCGCCTCGGAGCTTAAGCAAAGCTATCGAGGTACAGATATTAAATTAGGGTCTGGGGGTATTCGCGAAATTGAATTTATCGCTCAAGTATTCCAACTCATTCATGGCGGACAAGATGTTAAGTTAAGAGTCATCCCCACCCTTGAGGTGTTGGATAGATTAGTTGAGCGTGGATTTATGACAGCTCAAGATAGAAAACAACTCAGAGAAGCCTATTTATTTTTGAGACAACTTGAGCATCGAATTCAATATCGAGAAGATTTACAAATTCATTACTTACCTGTCAATGAGCACGATCTCACAGAACTCGCCTTGAGTATGGGATATATGGATAGCCATAGTTTTTTGAAAAAACTGAACGCTCACCGTGATCAGGTTAGCTTGCTGTTTGATAAAATCTTCCCAAAAGAAACCGAACCTGTTTTAAGTATAGGAGACCAATTCTGGCAACGGGCAGAGGGATTGGTTGATGAATATCATCAAACAACACCTGATTTCGCATTGATACAAAAACTGTCTTCTTTAAAAAACACCTTCTCCTATCGAGCACAAACGTCACGAACCAGGGAACAGTTTGATATAGCCATGGGCAAAGGGATAACCCTCATCTTTGAAGGTTATCCATCAGAACAACATGACACTATCGTGAATCGTTTCTTACGTTTCATGGAAGCCATTAGTCGTAAAGCCTCCTATGTGATCTTGTTGGTGGAATATCCTCATGTCATCGCTAGATTAATTGATTTACTTAATACCTCCGAATGGGCCAGTCAGTACATCACGCAACGACCTCAATTATTAGATGAGTTTTTAAAAAGTAACCCTTTCCATCATGATGTGACAGATTACTGGAATAACTTTAAAGACCATTTACAGGAAAGAATGAATGAGGTACCAGATGATATTGAAGAACAAATGCATCTTCTAAGAAGGGCAAAACAACAACAGACCTTCCAGATTTTGTTACAAGACCTGCATAAGAAACTGACCGTCACTGAAGTGGCAGATCATTTAAGCGCCATGGCTGATGTACTCGCAGAGGTTGTTTTAACAGCGGTTTGGCAACAGTATCCTAAGAAACACATCCCTCACCCTAAACTGGCCATCATTGCTTATGGCAAATGGGGAAGTAAAGAAATGGGTTACGCCTCAGATTTGGATCTAGTCTTTTTACATAACGACGATGATCCTGACGCACAAATTCATTATTCATATCTGGTCAGAAAGTTTTCACAATGGATGGTAACTCCCCTAGGGACAGGAATCCTCTATGACATTGATATGCAATTAAGACCCAATGGTAGCGCCGGGTTGTTAGTGAGCCCTCTTGATGCTTTTCACCACTACCATCACCAAAACAGAGATAACTCAGCTTGGGTATGGGAGCATCAAGCCCTCACTCGCGCACGCTTTTGTTGCGGGGATAATCCTGTGGGAGAATCCTTCAATCAAATTCGCTTTGATGTCTTAACTAAAGAACGGAACATGACCTCCCTCAAGCAAGAAATCCTATCAATGCGTGAGCGCATGTACCATGGCCATCCTAATCCTACGGAGCTATTTGATATTAAACACGACAAGGGAGGGATGATTGATATCGAATTTATCGTACAGTTTTTAATATTGGCCCATGCCCATCAATTTCATGGTTTAACAGATAACTTGGGGAATGTTGCACTCCTGCAGCGTTGCGCTCAACTAGGCTTATTAAATACTGAGGAAGGGGCGGCCTTGGCACAATGCTATATTCAGTATCGCGAATGGCAACACACAGAAAGACTAAAGGGAGCCACTGAAGCACGCATCCCTTTAGCCATCGCTAACCAACATATTCTTCAAGTTACCCGTAGTTGGGATCACTTATTCCTTACTAATTAA
- a CDS encoding segregation and condensation protein A, with translation MSDVEVLEIPISHAIAKVNGEPISSLPTDLYIPPEALEVFLESFEGPLDLLLYLIRKNSLDILDIPMAELTRQYMSYVEAMRQGRLELAAEYLVMAAVLIEIKSRMLLPVPPASTEEEEIDPRAVLMRRLLEYERIKMAAHELEEMPREGREFKHARAWVDDVLLERLPEVSLRDLQDAWVLVLSRIKINKHHRISREQLSVREYMTKILKRLNEHQFVAFMDLFDEGMSVPLAVVNFIAILELVKERMVNVSQTEAYAPLYVSLGGESVE, from the coding sequence ATGAGTGATGTGGAGGTTCTAGAGATACCTATTAGCCATGCAATTGCTAAGGTTAATGGCGAGCCTATTTCCTCTCTTCCCACAGATCTTTACATTCCTCCAGAAGCATTAGAGGTTTTTTTAGAGAGTTTCGAGGGGCCGCTGGATTTACTGCTTTATCTCATTAGAAAAAATTCTCTTGATATTTTAGATATTCCTATGGCTGAGCTCACTCGTCAATATATGAGTTATGTTGAAGCCATGCGACAGGGCCGCCTGGAGTTGGCTGCTGAATATTTAGTGATGGCTGCTGTACTCATAGAAATTAAATCAAGAATGCTCTTACCCGTGCCCCCAGCCAGCACGGAGGAGGAAGAGATTGATCCTCGTGCAGTCTTAATGAGACGTCTTCTTGAATATGAAAGAATAAAAATGGCGGCTCATGAGTTAGAGGAAATGCCCCGTGAGGGAAGAGAATTTAAGCATGCTCGTGCTTGGGTGGATGATGTGCTATTAGAGCGCTTACCCGAGGTATCACTGCGTGATTTACAAGATGCTTGGGTACTTGTTTTATCACGTATTAAAATAAACAAACACCACAGAATTAGCCGTGAACAACTCTCGGTTCGAGAATATATGACCAAAATTCTTAAGCGATTAAATGAACATCAGTTTGTCGCTTTTATGGATTTATTTGATGAGGGAATGAGCGTTCCGCTGGCGGTAGTCAATTTTATTGCTATCCTTGAATTAGTGAAAGAACGAATGGTGAACGTATCTCAAACTGAAGCTTACGCACCGCTTTATGTTAGTCTCGGTGGGGAGTCCGTGGAGTAA
- a CDS encoding septation protein A: protein MKIFFDLFPVVLFFIAYQWHGIYWATAVAIASSILQIAALLLLKKRVEPAAWIGLVVIVIFGGLTLWTKSHPLGGINPTVFIRWKPTVLYWIFATILFLGPLVLQKNPMRSLLGKELHLPDTLWGKINMAWAIFFSFLGAINLYVAFHYPEPVWVKFKLFGLLALMIIFIVIQGILLAKHIKQPND from the coding sequence ATGAAAATATTCTTTGATTTGTTTCCAGTTGTTTTATTTTTTATAGCCTATCAATGGCATGGTATCTACTGGGCTACAGCGGTGGCCATAGCTTCTAGCATTTTACAAATTGCTGCACTCCTTCTTCTTAAAAAAAGAGTAGAGCCCGCAGCCTGGATTGGTCTTGTGGTGATAGTCATCTTTGGTGGTTTAACATTGTGGACGAAATCCCATCCCTTAGGCGGGATTAACCCAACTGTGTTTATTCGTTGGAAACCCACTGTACTCTACTGGATATTTGCCACCATATTATTCTTAGGCCCCCTGGTTTTACAAAAAAATCCCATGCGCTCCCTGTTAGGCAAAGAATTACATTTACCAGATACCCTATGGGGAAAAATTAACATGGCTTGGGCAATCTTCTTTAGTTTTCTGGGAGCTATTAACTTATACGTGGCTTTTCACTATCCTGAACCGGTATGGGTTAAATTCAAATTATTTGGTTTGTTGGCCTTAATGATAATATTTATTGTGATACAAGGCATTCTTTTAGCAAAACATATCAAACAACCCAATGATTAA
- the prmB gene encoding 50S ribosomal protein L3 N(5)-glutamine methyltransferase, with translation MMMDTQFLPEEIVTIRDLLRYTVTLYNEAGLYFGHGFPSAHEEASYLILHTLHLPFDQKNLWLDASLTEQEKTKLFELIQRRVVEKIPVAYLTHEAWLGDYRFYVDERTIVPRSFIAEVLLNDLDTWFKDPKAVKHVADLCTGGGSLAILLALLFPEASVDAVDISKDALEVAQINVSQYGLAHQIHLRHGDLFQALPSHKHYSLIISNPPYVDAETMSSLPAEYCSEPNLALASGEDGLDHIKRLLKEAPQHLAKNGILIVEIGHNRAALENAFPQLPFLFLSLPAGDDYVFVLRREDLL, from the coding sequence ATGATGATGGATACTCAATTTTTACCTGAAGAAATTGTCACTATCAGAGACCTTTTACGTTATACAGTCACCCTGTATAACGAGGCGGGCTTATATTTTGGTCACGGCTTTCCTAGCGCTCACGAGGAAGCCAGTTATTTAATCCTCCACACACTGCATCTGCCCTTTGATCAAAAAAATCTATGGTTAGACGCCAGTTTAACTGAGCAAGAAAAAACCAAACTCTTTGAACTGATCCAAAGACGGGTTGTAGAAAAAATTCCTGTAGCCTACCTCACACACGAAGCATGGCTTGGAGATTATCGGTTTTATGTGGACGAGAGAACTATCGTACCTAGGTCTTTTATTGCTGAGGTATTACTCAATGATCTCGATACTTGGTTTAAAGATCCCAAAGCCGTTAAGCATGTGGCTGATTTATGCACAGGCGGGGGATCTTTAGCGATTTTATTGGCACTGTTATTTCCTGAAGCTTCAGTGGATGCGGTAGATATTTCTAAAGATGCCTTAGAAGTTGCCCAGATCAACGTTAGTCAATATGGCTTAGCTCATCAAATTCATCTACGCCATGGGGATTTGTTTCAGGCCTTACCCAGTCACAAACACTACTCACTAATTATCTCAAACCCCCCCTATGTGGATGCTGAAACAATGTCTTCCTTGCCCGCTGAATATTGTTCGGAACCTAATCTCGCACTAGCGAGCGGAGAGGACGGTCTTGATCATATTAAACGTCTTCTTAAAGAGGCACCACAGCATCTAGCTAAGAACGGCATACTCATTGTGGAGATCGGACATAATCGAGCAGCATTAGAAAACGCTTTTCCACAACTTCCCTTTTTATTTTTATCTCTTCCCGCTGGAGATGATTATGTTTTTGTTCTGCGTCGCGAAGATTTGCTGTGA
- a CDS encoding BolA family protein, translating into MINNDNLIDLMKERLASLEPKTLTIRDDTRLHEGHLESQGAGHFKLTIDSEQFAGKDVLSCHRLIYNALGDLFPHRIHALRINLLNR; encoded by the coding sequence ATGATTAATAACGATAATCTTATTGATCTCATGAAGGAGCGTTTGGCTAGTTTAGAACCTAAAACACTCACTATCAGAGATGACACGAGACTCCATGAGGGACATCTTGAAAGTCAAGGTGCTGGGCACTTTAAATTAACCATAGATAGTGAACAGTTTGCAGGTAAAGATGTCCTAAGTTGTCACAGACTGATTTATAATGCTTTAGGTGATTTATTTCCTCATAGAATTCATGCATTAAGGATTAACCTCCTTAATAGATAA